One Senegalimassilia faecalis genomic window, CGCCTCGTTCTTTTCATTGGAGACGCTGAGCTTGACGCCTCCGCCATAATTCAACGCTTTACCGGAAATCGTGACGGCGGCCGAACCCGCGACAGCACTCCCTGCAAACAGAACTTGGCCAATCACGCCACCAGCGTATAGGCAGCCCGCGCTGTCGCCCACGTTGAGTGCAGGCTTGACGGTGCCCGCATCGGCTTCTCTGCTCGGAAGCGTCAGCGTCAACCCGTTCGCTTTGCCGATGAGGCCACCGGACGCATTCGCGCCTTTCACGGTGAACGCGGAGACGTCCACCCCTGCAGCGATTTCAACCTCCGCCGCTTCCGTCGTATCGCTCCCGTTATCGTCAACGCAAACTGCGCCGACGAGGCCACCGGCGTTTACGGCTGCGGTAACCGTCGGAGTGCTCACGATGTCATCAGGCAAGCTGACGCTTGCAATCGTAAGTTTGCCATATGCAACAGTATTCGCAATCAAGCCGGCATTTGCCGTCGTGGAAGCAACGGCAAAGCCCTTGCGGGTGGCACCGTCCGTAAAGGAATACCCGGCACTTACCGCCAAGTTGCCCGAAGCGGTTCCCAACAGCGCCGAGGATGCAGCGGGGGTTGAAGGTTCGACGGTGACGGAGGCATCGAACGGATTCGCAAGCTGCACCTGGACGTTAAGCGTCTGGTCATTGCCGTCGATGCTCGCCGCAACGATAGGCTCGTTGTATGTCGGAGCACCTTCCCATCTGATTTTGATGGAGCTGCTTGCGCTGTGGAGCTTAACGCCGTTGAACAGCGTGCGAGTGATTCGAAGCCACATATCATTCGGCAAGGTAAGAGAACCCTCGAATGGAACGGCTTTGCTTCCAAGGCCTTGGAACGTATATCCGCTTACCGGAGTGCACAAATCCAACCCCTCAGTGCCAGTCATACCCGAAAGGGAGATGTTGGCAGATTGGTACAAGCCGGGATCAGCATTCGAGAGGATCGGCAATCCAGCAACACCAGTAACGTTTACCGCAGTGACAGCGTCGGCAGGCGCCGTTACTGTTCCGCAGCTGTTATCCTCGAAAGCCTTCGCCAAATCAGAAACGGTGTGAATCGTCGGATCGCTATTCGCGGCGGCCGCGTCCTCTGCAGCTTGATCTGAGTTCTCATCGGAAGGTGCTTCGCCAGCAAGGTCGGTGGATTGCGCAGCTTTACTATCGGCATTGGATGCTGCCGAGTCGGACGTCGCAGCATCGACATCAGTCGCGGATTCGGCGGGCTCCTCCTCGGAGGGTGCCGCTTGCTCCCCATCGGAATCGGCCCGGCTACCCTGATCGGCGGCAGCATTCTCCGAAGCCTCTTGCCGACCAGCCGTTGCGGCTGCATTCGCCACCGTCTCCGCCATTGCGGACGGGACGGGAACCAGACCCTGGACTATGAGCACTGCCGAAAGGCATATCGCCACTATGCGTTTTGCCGAATTCGTCACCTGCACGTTTACCTCATTCCATATGCACCGCAATCGCGGGTTAATCAACCTTCTTGACCGAAATGCCCAATTCGGACCAGTCGCTTGGCACCACGTCCCCATGACGGTAAAAATTCACGACGGTTCCGCCAGGCTGCAGGGTCAGCGTCGCTTTACCAGCCCGCTTGTCAACAACAGCACTGAACCTCGTATTGAAGAAGTAGTCCAAATCAACCTTGGTAGGGTCCCAACTCAGTTCGACTTGCGCCTCTTGAGCCGTGACAGTGATGCGGTAGTTGTAAGCGTCATACTTACTGAACGGGATGACGTTGCTGTCCATATCCTTCGCGTCCTTGTCGACGAACGCGCCTTCGACCGAAGCGCTCTGCACAACGACGCGCTCATTCGGGATGATTTTAGCGGCAAGGCAATTGAGCGTAGTGCCCGGGCTGTTCCGAACGTCAACCGCTGCTTTCACCGTAAAGTACGCATTTTCCGTTAAGGCTTGTTTCGGGAAGGTGATGGTGTACGTGTCGATTTTCGCGCGGCCACCCAAAAACGTTGAAGGCTGCCCAACTTCCGGCACGCCTTCACTGCGAGAAATCGTCCAATTATCGCCACTCCAATTATGGAGAACAACGGACAGCGTATAGGTTACGTCTTTCATGTTGACGACGTTTTGGTCAGCGGGCAAGCAGTTGTAAACGCTGAACGTGAAGCTACAATTGCCCGAGGCATCAGGGTCGACCGCTAGCAATTGCTCGGCAGGGTTCTCCTCAGGATCTTGGGTATACGAATACAGCAGATCGGAGGCGAACAGGCTTTGCGTGTCGTTAGTAACGACGACACCTTTTAAATAGTCGCCAGCCATAAAGGCAGAGTATGTCACGCGCATACCCGTTGCCAGTGCCACTAAGCACAAAACAAGGGTGCCGGCCACGAGCGCACGCTTAGCATGCCTACGCACGGCGCGTGCAGCGGGCACCTTCGCCATCGCCTTCGCGGGAGCGTTCGCCGCGGCCTCGTTGATAGGTTGCACTTCGGCCTTCGTTTCGTTGTCTGCGCTGCTCATGTTCGACACCTCCTTCACTATCCTCGTTGTGCGATATATGCGCGCATGGTGGGTTTTCTACGACGTTGCTCCCGCTTCCGACCCTCGAGCGATCAGATACAGGACGTCGGTCTCTTTCTGGCTTTCCGTCCATTGAAGCTTCAGAATGAAGTTCGTGACGTCAGCGGCAGAGCCATCTTCCTTCTGATCGAGGTTGTTGCTTGAGGTTCCCCCAAAAAGCGCATAGCGATACAACGGTGCAGCATTGGCTTGGATGCCGCCCGAATTTTCCTTACCCGCGTAATCGCCAAACGTCGGGTCTTTCGAATCTCGCGGCTTAGCGGCAATGCCCGAATCGCTTTGATTGATGAACTCGAATTCAATCGGGTTACCCACCGCCGTCCAGTAGTAAGGCTGTCCAAAAACCGTGCCAGACACCGTCTCGCTCCCCGTATGGCCCACTGCAACGCGATACACTTCGATATTCAAGTCGCTGATATTCGTGGTGTTCGCCAACTGCAGCTCGAACGGACCGCCATCGCTTTTCACGCAGAACGGGCGGTACAGGGTAACCTTCCCGTCCTGGTCCACGTTGTCGGACGTGTACGACATGTCGATTTGCTCGATGGCCGTAGCATTCGGGCCGAGCACGCGCAGCTGTTTGGGCTCCTGCACTTTTCCAACTGTTGACGCGCTTTGACCGGCAACAAACCAACCGAACGTCAGGCAGACGATGATGGCGATAACAGCCAGAAGCGAAAGCGCAGCCATCAACCGCTTGCGCTTGTCGACGTACCAGGGACTTTTTGCCACCGCAGCCGAGGCGTCCTGCGGCGCGTCGACTTGCGCGGCGACGGACGGGGCCGTGGCCTCGAGCTCCGAGCTGTTGTTCGGACGATCGGTCATTGCTAGTTGTTCACCTCCTGCGCGGAGAAACGCAGCTGGAAATACTCGACCTGAGAGCCAAGCTGCTCGTCAGCGTAGTTGTAGTACAGCGAGCACGTGTCCATGTTGTTCGAGGACATGCTTGGGGAAACCTCGGGGACCATTTTCGGCGTGAAGTACCGTCCCTGATTGTCGAGGGCTGCGTAGTAGCAGCCGAGATTTTTGTTGATATCGGCTTGCAGAGTTGCATAGCCCGCGCTGTCGAACGCCGTCGTGTCCGAGGCGGGAGCAAACAGGTTCTGGTAGTAATTCACATTGCCAGTCAGCACGAACGCCTGGAGCTGCGACGGCCATGCCCAGTAAAGCGTGCGGGTAACAGTCTTCGTAGTCTTGCCGCTTTCGTCTTGAAACTCGGACGACACAACGGTCAGGACATCGGAGATCAGGGGGTTGGAGTAGTATCCGCTCGCATCCTTCCCCGGAAACACGCCTTCCCCATCCTTCTTCTCAAAGAACAGGATGTGCCCGCGGAATAGGTCACAGAGGGTGCCATCCTTCTGAACCTCCCCCACAGAGTTATCGCTTGTCCGCAGCTGCACCGCGCGCTCTAAGCTAACCTGGACGTTTCCCAAGTCGGTGGCTACAGGCGTGACGGTGAACTGGATGGTGCCCGAAGCACCAGGCCCAACTTCGCCGCCGTTGTAATTGTTCAGATTCACGGTTGCCGAAACCGCCATGGAATCATTAGTGCCAAACGCAGCCACATTGTCATACACGCCTTGATGCGTATCGTCCCCCGAGACACCTGTCAACGCAAAACGATCGCCCTTCGCGCTGAGGGTTGCCGTTTCGGCCTTTACTTGGTTGTTGCTGACAAACCAGGCTAGGCTGGCGAGGATGATAATTATGGCTGCCATCACGAACAGGCCGCTTACCAGGAAACGCTTCCAGAAGTCCTTGAGCGTTTGCGCGTGGGCGTCGGCCGCTTGGCGGTATTGCTCCGCCGTTTTCGGCTCGAGTTCGCTTTGTTCGCGCTTGCTGGTCATCTTGGTTGCCCGCCCGTGCGGCGAGATGCCGTCCTTTCGCGTTTCGCTTGCAGCTTCCGCGCTTCTCACCTGGGGAAACGCTTTGCTGCCGAATTTTTTACGTACGTTTTTATTTTACCATCTACCTGGAGTTTTTCGATTATCCAGCTTGCAAATCTCACATATTGCGCGAGGCGTAAGGCAACGGTCGACATTCGTGCTAACGCTGATCAAGGCGCATAAACGTATCCGGATGACGCGCAGGAAATAGTCGAGCCGGGGGCAACCCGGCTCGACAGCCTAACAACCACCGCGCCGCCCGCGACTCTGAAGTGCGACAGCCTAGGAGACGGGCTTGCTGGTGTACCTGCAGTATTCGAAAGCGGCCAGACCCGAGGCAAGCCGCTTTCGACAACGATTCGGGAACTTCGCGCAGGGGCCGGCACGCACCGGCCAACATGTGCGGCGCGTGCTAGCCAGCCGCTATTCGGGCCACACAATGGGCGGCAGCTCGATTTCATTCAGCAACTTCACCGATGACTCGCCCGACGACCCTTCTGCCGCCACGAACCCAGCCATATACAGCGGCAAATACGTTAACCGCTTTCCGCACCTCGTTTGTAACGACACGTTCGCTTCGGTCAGCACCACCGCTTCCGAGATGCCGAATTCGCTGGTCCCCAAAAGGGTGTTCAGCGCCGTGTGAAGCTTATAGTCCTTGCCGGACTTCACCTCGATAGGCAAAATTCCGCCCGTTGCCTTTTCCATCAGAAAATCCACTTCGCCACGCTTGCTATGGTGATAGTAGTACAGCTCAACGCCCGCCGCAGCCAGCTCTTGCGCGACAAAGTTCTCGTACACCGCGCCGAAATTCACCGACCGCTCCCCCATAAGCGCCGACATCGCCGTCTGAGCAGGGTATTGAGCAACAAGCATTCCCACATCGGAGCTATAAAGCTTGAACCGATTGACCTCGGCGGTGCGAGCCAACATGGGCCGAGGGTCGGAAACATTGTCGACTTTCAGCGCAGCGCGGGCGGCGGTCAGCCATGCGAAATCGTTCGCGAAACGATTGTACTTCGCCTCTTTCGCCACCGCCTTGAGTTGAAACCGTTTGTTCTCCTTGCTAAGCTGAGCGGGTATCTCTTGAAAATCGCCTTGACCTGCGGCGACCGCGTTCCCGCATATTTTGCGATGTCTTCGCGATATAGCCTAGCCAAATCCGTCTGAACTTCGCGGACCGCGCCTAAATCGCGCTTGCCAGTGATACTTTTCTGC contains:
- a CDS encoding DUF4143 domain-containing protein, translated to MAKEAKYNRFANDFAWLTAARAALKVDNVSDPRPMLARTAEVNRFKLYSSDVGMLVAQYPAQTAMSALMGERSVNFGAVYENFVAQELAAAGVELYYYHHSKRGEVDFLMEKATGGILPIEVKSGKDYKLHTALNTLLGTSEFGISEAVVLTEANVSLQTRCGKRLTYLPLYMAGFVAAEGSSGESSVKLLNEIELPPIVWPE